ATGACCGGGTGGCTCGCCGACGTCGAACTGGAGGATCCGCCGACGGGGCCGCTGGCCGCCACCGGGCCGGCCGGGTCGTTCCTGGCGGCCCCGATCGGCGACGGCGTCCACCGGCTGGCGGGCCTGTCCACGGCCACCATGCACCGCGGCACCGATGCCCCGCTGACCCTGGAGGAGGTGCGCGAGCAGATCCGCGTGCTGCTGGGACGGGACCTCGGCATCCGCAACCCCCGGTGGCTGTCGCGCTACGGCAACGCCACCCGGCAAGCGGCGCACTACCGGGCCGGACGGGTCCTGGTAGCCGGGGACGCGGCGCACATGTTCTTCCCCGCCGGTGGGCAGGGCATGAACCTCGGCATCCAGGACGCCACCAACCTGGGCTGGAAACTGGCGGCCACCCTCCAGGGCCGGGCGCCTGACGGACTGCTCGACAGCTACGACGCGGAGCGGCGGCCGGCCGCCCGCGCCGTCATCGACAACACCCGCGCGCAACTGGCCCTGTTCGCTGCGGCGAGCCCGGAGCAGATCGCGCTGCGTGAGGTCTGGTCCGCCGCGCTGGCCGAACCACGGACCAACCGACAGTGGGCCCGAAGGATCGCCGGCTTCGACGACCCGCTCCCCGCCGGCACCGCACCCGGCGCGCACCCGCTGACCGGTACGCGACTGGCCCACCTCGCCCTGAATGTGGCCGACGCGCCCACCGCCCACCCGCTGATGCATCACGGCCGACCGCTGCTGCTGGACCTCGGCGGGACGCGGACGCCGTGTTCCGCGCCCGGCCTGGACCAGCGGACGGTAGCCGTCAATGCCGAGGACTCGCATCCGGTATGGCGGGACGTCACCGCCGTCCTGATCCGGCCGGACGCCCGGATCGCCTGGGCCGGCACCGACACCGACCCGCAGCGCAGGGCCGCGGACTGCCGCACGGCCCTGCGCACCCTGTGCCGCTGAGCGCAGCTCGGCGAGCCCACCCGCCGGCCTCGCTCGGGCGTCCACTGCCATGGTGGACGACAAGCGGGACGAGAAGTAGCCCAGTTCCAGCGGCATTTGGTGGGCCCACTGGGTGGTCACACGAAATAACGCGGTCGCGTTCCGGTGCGACACCACTGCAGTGGACAGAAGCCGCAAGCACGCTTCTGGCAGGACTGGGTGAGGGCTCTGGGCGGAGGCGGTCGGTGCCAAGGCAAGGCTGCCGGTCACCGTGGCGGCGACAGCGACGGCTGCTGACAGGCGGCGGATGGAACGGATGCGCAAGAAGAGACTCTCCTGGATTGAACGGGC
Above is a genomic segment from Streptomyces fodineus containing:
- a CDS encoding FAD-dependent monooxygenase, which encodes MLDVLIAGAGPVGLWLAAELRLHGVEVTVVERRAAPDGRSRAVGMQAGTLDTFATRGLAERFIERGTPVPTGHFGAATTRLDFSTVGAVHPFMLALGQSVTEQLLEEHALAVGARVLRGEEVVSLTQGPDAVETVIRAAGAHRTVRARWVVGCDGTRSAVRQAAGIGFPGQDTTMTGWLADVELEDPPTGPLAATGPAGSFLAAPIGDGVHRLAGLSTATMHRGTDAPLTLEEVREQIRVLLGRDLGIRNPRWLSRYGNATRQAAHYRAGRVLVAGDAAHMFFPAGGQGMNLGIQDATNLGWKLAATLQGRAPDGLLDSYDAERRPAARAVIDNTRAQLALFAAASPEQIALREVWSAALAEPRTNRQWARRIAGFDDPLPAGTAPGAHPLTGTRLAHLALNVADAPTAHPLMHHGRPLLLDLGGTRTPCSAPGLDQRTVAVNAEDSHPVWRDVTAVLIRPDARIAWAGTDTDPQRRAADCRTALRTLCR